Proteins encoded by one window of Toxotes jaculatrix isolate fToxJac2 chromosome 22, fToxJac2.pri, whole genome shotgun sequence:
- the dera gene encoding deoxyribose-phosphate aldolase, whose protein sequence is MSARNPGTKFDPEWISKVRVNTQAVLKRAQQIQGQKNLKKQWQAAWLLKAVTCIDLTTLAGDDTPSNVHRLCMKAIQPIRYDLLRKMDMHDKGVTTAAVCVYPSRVADAAASLKAANSSLPVASVATGFPAGQTPLETRLQEVRMAVADGATEIDIVINRTLALTGQWEALYDEIRQFREACGDAHMKTILAIGELATFTNVYKASMVAMMAGSDFIKTSTGKEAVNATYPVAIVMVRAIRNYFLCTGHKVGFKPAGGIRTAQESLVWLTLIKEELGNDWLCPHLFRLGASSLLADIERQIYHHVTGQYAAYHELPMA, encoded by the exons ACCCAGAGTGGATATCCAAAGTGAGGGTGAACACTCAGGCTGTCCTGAAGAGAGCTCAGCAAATCCAAGGACAGAAGAACCTCAAGAAACAGTGGCAG GCTGCCTGGCTGCTGAAAGCTGTAACATGTATTGACCTGACAACTCTGGCTGGTGATGACACACCATCCAACGTCCATCGGCTGTGTATGAAAGCCATCCAGCCGATCAGATACGACCTGCTCAGGAAGATGGATATGCACGACAAAG GAGTgaccacagcagcagtgtgtgtgtatccgtCTCGTGTGGCTGATGCAGCCGCGTCATTAAAAGCAGCCAACTCCAGCCTCCCTGTCGCCTCAG tGGCCACTGGTTTCCCAGCGGGCCAGACACCGCTGGAGACGCGTCTGCAGGAAGTCCGTATGGCGGTGGCTGATGGTGCCACAGAGATCGACATCGTCATCAACAGGACGCTCGCCCTCACGGGACAGTGGGAAG CCTTGTACGACGAGATCCGTCAGTTTCGGGAGGCCTGCGGTGACGCCCACATGAAAACCATCCTGGCTATCGGAGAGCTGGCCACCTTCACCAACGTCTACAAGGCCAGCATGGTCGCCATGATGGCTG GTTCCGACTTCATCAAGACGTCCACAGGAAAGGAGGCTGTCAACGCCACTTACCCGGTTGCCATAGTGATGGTGAGAGCCATCCGTAACTACTTCTTGTGTACAGGCCACAAG gTGGGCTTCAAGCCGGCAGGGGGGATCCGGACGGCTCAGGAGTCTCTGGTGTGGCTCACTCTGATCAAGGAGGAGCTGGGCAACGATTGGCTCTGTCCTCACCTGTTCCGCCTGGGAGCCAGTAGCCTGCTGGCTGATATTGAGAGAcag ATCTATCACCACGTGACTGGACAGTATGCAGCCTATCACGAGCTGCCTATGGCCTGA